One Hypomesus transpacificus isolate Combined female chromosome 16, fHypTra1, whole genome shotgun sequence genomic window carries:
- the nipa1 gene encoding magnesium transporter NIPA1 isoform X1: MAVEIGTSLPAGIWIAVISSFINGSTFVLQKKGILRARARGGSYLKDGVWWGGTLSMSIGQIGNFLAYNAAPAVIVTPLGALGVLFGAVLASFILQEHLNILGKLGCVLCCCGSIVLIIHSPKSESVTTRVELEDRLSDPVFLTYASLVVLLLVVLIGWIAPIHGTSNIMVYVAICSLLGSFTVPCSKGLGLAAQDAFGEGPSSRRALVLFVCLLGTLAVSILIQFTFINKALENFSSNIFEAIYYVTFTSTVIVASAILFKEWTAVGVVDCFGILCGLTTVSVGVLLLRIDQGAMLTWKQSGGRAKVD; encoded by the exons ATGGCTGTAGAAATAGGAACTTCGCTACCAGCCGGGATTTGGATTGCTGTGATATCCAGCTTTATTAATGGATCTACGTTTGTGCTTCAAAAGAAAGGAATATTGCGAGCACGTGCTAGAG GTGGTTCATATTTGAAAGATGGAGTGTGGTGGGGAGGTACACTTTCAA TGAGCATTGGCCAGATTGGTAACTTCTTGGCCTATAACGCAGCACCCGCTGTAATCGTGACCCCTCTAGGGGCCCTGGGTGTGCTGTTTGG GGCTGTGTTGGCTTCCTTCATTCTTCAGGAGCATCTGAATATCCTGGGAAAGCTTGGTTGTGTGCTATGTTGCTGTGGCTCAATCGTGCTCATCATTCATTCCCCAAAGTCAGAGAGCGTAACAACTAGAGTGGAGCTGGAGGACAGACTGTCAGATCCAG TGTTTCTTACATATGCCTCCTTGGTGGTCCTGCTGCTGGTTGTACTGATTGGGTGGATTGCCCCCATACATGGCACGTCTAACATCATGGTGTATGTGGCCATATGCTCACTCCTTGGAAGCTTCACGGTGCCCTGCAGCAAAGGCCTGGGTCTGGCCGCTCAGGACGCTTTTGGCGAGGGGCCCTCGAGTCGCAGGGCCCTGgttctctttgtgtgtttgctggGAACGTTGGCGGTCAGCATCCTCATCCAGTTCACTTTCATCAACAAGGCCCTGGAAAACTTCAGCTCCAATATATTCGAAGCAATATACTACGTGACGTTCACGTCGACTGTGATAGTTGCCTCTGCGATTCTCTTCAAGGAATGGACAGCAGTCGGTGTAGTGGACTGTTTCGGCATACTGTGTGGTCTTACGACAGTGTCAGTAGGGGTCCTTCTACTTAGAATAGATCAGGGGGCTATGCTCACCTGGAAGCAATCAGGGGGGAGAGCTAAAGTAGACTGA
- the nipa1 gene encoding magnesium transporter NIPA1 isoform X3 has product MSIGQIGNFLAYNAAPAVIVTPLGALGVLFGAVLASFILQEHLNILGKLGCVLCCCGSIVLIIHSPKSESVTTRVELEDRLSDPVFLTYASLVVLLLVVLIGWIAPIHGTSNIMVYVAICSLLGSFTVPCSKGLGLAAQDAFGEGPSSRRALVLFVCLLGTLAVSILIQFTFINKALENFSSNIFEAIYYVTFTSTVIVASAILFKEWTAVGVVDCFGILCGLTTVSVGVLLLRIDQGAMLTWKQSGGRAKVD; this is encoded by the exons A TGAGCATTGGCCAGATTGGTAACTTCTTGGCCTATAACGCAGCACCCGCTGTAATCGTGACCCCTCTAGGGGCCCTGGGTGTGCTGTTTGG GGCTGTGTTGGCTTCCTTCATTCTTCAGGAGCATCTGAATATCCTGGGAAAGCTTGGTTGTGTGCTATGTTGCTGTGGCTCAATCGTGCTCATCATTCATTCCCCAAAGTCAGAGAGCGTAACAACTAGAGTGGAGCTGGAGGACAGACTGTCAGATCCAG TGTTTCTTACATATGCCTCCTTGGTGGTCCTGCTGCTGGTTGTACTGATTGGGTGGATTGCCCCCATACATGGCACGTCTAACATCATGGTGTATGTGGCCATATGCTCACTCCTTGGAAGCTTCACGGTGCCCTGCAGCAAAGGCCTGGGTCTGGCCGCTCAGGACGCTTTTGGCGAGGGGCCCTCGAGTCGCAGGGCCCTGgttctctttgtgtgtttgctggGAACGTTGGCGGTCAGCATCCTCATCCAGTTCACTTTCATCAACAAGGCCCTGGAAAACTTCAGCTCCAATATATTCGAAGCAATATACTACGTGACGTTCACGTCGACTGTGATAGTTGCCTCTGCGATTCTCTTCAAGGAATGGACAGCAGTCGGTGTAGTGGACTGTTTCGGCATACTGTGTGGTCTTACGACAGTGTCAGTAGGGGTCCTTCTACTTAGAATAGATCAGGGGGCTATGCTCACCTGGAAGCAATCAGGGGGGAGAGCTAAAGTAGACTGA
- the nipa1 gene encoding magnesium transporter NIPA1 isoform X2, which produces MAVEIGTSLPAGIWIAVISSFINGSTFVLQKKGILRARARGSLENTLQYFRGRSIRSTLRAVLASFILQEHLNILGKLGCVLCCCGSIVLIIHSPKSESVTTRVELEDRLSDPVFLTYASLVVLLLVVLIGWIAPIHGTSNIMVYVAICSLLGSFTVPCSKGLGLAAQDAFGEGPSSRRALVLFVCLLGTLAVSILIQFTFINKALENFSSNIFEAIYYVTFTSTVIVASAILFKEWTAVGVVDCFGILCGLTTVSVGVLLLRIDQGAMLTWKQSGGRAKVD; this is translated from the exons ATGGCTGTAGAAATAGGAACTTCGCTACCAGCCGGGATTTGGATTGCTGTGATATCCAGCTTTATTAATGGATCTACGTTTGTGCTTCAAAAGAAAGGAATATTGCGAGCACGTGCTAGAGGTAGCTTAGAAAATACATTACAATATTTTAGAGGAAGGTCGATACGATCAACATTAAG GGCTGTGTTGGCTTCCTTCATTCTTCAGGAGCATCTGAATATCCTGGGAAAGCTTGGTTGTGTGCTATGTTGCTGTGGCTCAATCGTGCTCATCATTCATTCCCCAAAGTCAGAGAGCGTAACAACTAGAGTGGAGCTGGAGGACAGACTGTCAGATCCAG TGTTTCTTACATATGCCTCCTTGGTGGTCCTGCTGCTGGTTGTACTGATTGGGTGGATTGCCCCCATACATGGCACGTCTAACATCATGGTGTATGTGGCCATATGCTCACTCCTTGGAAGCTTCACGGTGCCCTGCAGCAAAGGCCTGGGTCTGGCCGCTCAGGACGCTTTTGGCGAGGGGCCCTCGAGTCGCAGGGCCCTGgttctctttgtgtgtttgctggGAACGTTGGCGGTCAGCATCCTCATCCAGTTCACTTTCATCAACAAGGCCCTGGAAAACTTCAGCTCCAATATATTCGAAGCAATATACTACGTGACGTTCACGTCGACTGTGATAGTTGCCTCTGCGATTCTCTTCAAGGAATGGACAGCAGTCGGTGTAGTGGACTGTTTCGGCATACTGTGTGGTCTTACGACAGTGTCAGTAGGGGTCCTTCTACTTAGAATAGATCAGGGGGCTATGCTCACCTGGAAGCAATCAGGGGGGAGAGCTAAAGTAGACTGA